One window of uncultured Trichococcus sp. genomic DNA carries:
- a CDS encoding FAD-dependent oxidoreductase: protein MSDKLIGKKGYIGNLETKNRLVMTAMGIGYADHEGNATDEIIQFYAERAKGGAGLVFTEITRVNEDNGVGEYDQLSLANDKTIPSFQKLANEIHKYDSKLFVQLHHPGRETYSALIGNKPVVSASAIPCGVCQQETRALETEEVEGLVGDFIDAAVRAKKSGADGIELHAAHGYLIAQFLSSHTNKRTDKYGGSFENRTRFLIEIIKGIKETCGMDYPISVRISVNEFYEVIGVKDGIVPEEGVKIAVAAEKAGADLINVSAGTYETGNVTVEPTSFAQGWRMELAKLVKENVSVPVVATSVIREPEFAEQMLSDGYIDFVGMGRPWLADSQWGEKAINGDCRDIRKCTSCMYCFEIAGTQLISGGEGTTCAINPRLGKELAYPEPVKDGDGRKVVVVGAGPGGLEAARVLAERDFKVTMIEKSDRLGGQMYLSSVPPNKEKMGYFIDYCKKQLEDYQVNIIFNTEATVGMIKEVDPYAVIIATGSAPVKPGSIKGIGKDNVFTPDDILSGKVEMINRNISVIGSGLTGLETAEYLAEAGNTVTVFEMMDKIGLDAFPLVLMDVTASLANAGVRMIPGHKLIEIKDDGVLLEDRAGVIVEHPCDSVILSLGIKPVNSLKEELENLSNVYTIGDADKLGRIAQAVQSGFETAYNLK, encoded by the coding sequence ATGTCTGATAAACTGATTGGGAAAAAAGGTTACATAGGAAACTTGGAAACAAAGAACAGATTGGTAATGACAGCTATGGGGATTGGCTATGCGGATCATGAAGGGAATGCAACTGATGAAATTATTCAGTTTTACGCAGAAAGAGCAAAAGGTGGAGCGGGTCTTGTTTTCACTGAAATTACTCGTGTAAACGAAGATAATGGGGTAGGTGAATATGACCAGTTGTCACTTGCAAATGATAAGACGATCCCAAGTTTTCAAAAACTGGCAAATGAAATACATAAATATGATAGCAAATTATTTGTTCAATTACATCACCCAGGCAGAGAAACATATTCGGCGCTTATTGGGAATAAACCAGTTGTTTCGGCATCAGCTATTCCTTGTGGTGTATGTCAACAGGAAACAAGAGCGCTAGAAACAGAAGAGGTTGAGGGTTTAGTTGGAGATTTCATTGATGCAGCAGTCAGAGCAAAGAAATCAGGGGCTGATGGCATTGAACTTCATGCGGCGCACGGCTATTTAATAGCACAATTTTTAAGTTCACATACGAATAAACGTACAGATAAGTATGGCGGTTCTTTTGAGAACAGAACGAGATTTTTAATTGAAATAATAAAAGGTATCAAAGAGACATGTGGGATGGATTACCCAATTTCTGTCCGTATCAGTGTAAATGAATTTTACGAAGTGATAGGTGTGAAAGATGGTATAGTCCCAGAAGAAGGAGTTAAGATAGCTGTCGCTGCAGAAAAAGCTGGAGCCGATCTTATCAATGTTTCGGCTGGAACATATGAGACTGGTAATGTTACTGTGGAACCAACTTCATTTGCACAAGGTTGGAGAATGGAATTAGCAAAACTAGTAAAAGAAAATGTTTCTGTTCCGGTGGTTGCAACATCGGTTATTCGTGAACCGGAATTTGCTGAACAAATGCTAAGCGATGGATATATTGATTTCGTTGGAATGGGGAGACCGTGGTTGGCAGATTCCCAGTGGGGTGAGAAGGCTATCAATGGTGACTGTAGAGACATCAGAAAATGCACCAGCTGCATGTACTGTTTTGAAATAGCGGGGACACAGTTGATTTCTGGCGGAGAAGGTACAACGTGTGCCATAAACCCACGCTTAGGGAAAGAACTAGCATATCCAGAACCGGTGAAGGATGGGGATGGCAGAAAAGTTGTGGTAGTTGGAGCAGGGCCAGGTGGATTGGAAGCTGCAAGAGTACTTGCGGAAAGAGATTTCAAGGTGACGATGATTGAAAAATCGGACCGACTGGGAGGACAGATGTATTTATCTTCCGTGCCGCCAAATAAAGAAAAAATGGGATATTTTATCGATTATTGTAAAAAACAGTTGGAAGATTATCAGGTGAACATTATTTTTAATACGGAAGCAACAGTGGGTATGATAAAAGAAGTGGATCCGTATGCGGTAATCATTGCTACAGGTTCTGCACCCGTGAAACCTGGTAGCATCAAAGGTATCGGTAAAGATAATGTATTTACACCAGATGATATTTTATCAGGAAAAGTGGAAATGATAAACCGCAATATAAGTGTGATAGGTTCAGGATTAACAGGATTGGAAACAGCAGAATATCTTGCAGAAGCCGGCAATACGGTTACAGTCTTTGAGATGATGGATAAAATCGGATTGGATGCATTCCCACTTGTTTTAATGGATGTTACAGCGTCTTTGGCAAATGCCGGAGTCCGAATGATCCCGGGGCATAAATTGATTGAGATTAAAGATGACGGTGTATTGCTTGAAGACAGAGCAGGCGTAATTGTTGAGCACCCGTGTGATTCTGTGATTTTATCGCTAGGTATCAAGCCGGTAAATAGTCTGAAAGAAGAACTAGAAAATCTTTCTAATGTGTATACAATTGGTGATGCTGATAAATTAGGAAGAATTGCACAAGCAGTTCAATCGGGTTTTGAAACTGCTTATAATTTGAAATAA
- a CDS encoding AraC family transcriptional regulator, with translation MCSYIYEAIEHGNNRPVKVFVASIDHSKFHWHYDYELILVLKGEVLINTSPGQTLLREGDIFLLNSKMVHELQRMEQPNICLFIQLNQNLFLDTKNVSGSYFFYLNSAQKGKEPKNGFEHYKALASRIGLEYQKATPNMYRVNSYIYTLLADFFDYLIYDIRQTSSVMNPLEDIELLMQVINYIQERFKEEDVLDTLYRSFGMGEKTLYRFLKKYIGLSPKALLMENRIQAAKEMLHFSNKTIPYIAGECGFKAENTFYRVFKKEVGVTPNEYRQKDVSEKSDSEIKGYLQFKMGEAVCLLKKIVKEKNDYEV, from the coding sequence ATGTGTTCTTATATTTATGAGGCAATCGAACATGGAAATAACCGTCCTGTAAAAGTTTTTGTAGCATCCATCGATCATTCCAAATTTCACTGGCACTATGATTATGAACTGATCCTTGTATTAAAAGGTGAAGTCCTGATCAATACAAGTCCTGGACAGACGCTTTTGCGTGAAGGGGATATTTTTCTTCTGAATTCAAAAATGGTTCATGAGCTGCAGCGTATGGAGCAACCTAATATCTGTCTGTTTATTCAATTGAATCAGAATCTCTTTTTAGATACAAAAAATGTAAGCGGATCCTATTTTTTTTATTTGAACAGTGCACAAAAAGGCAAGGAACCAAAGAATGGTTTCGAGCATTATAAGGCCCTTGCATCAAGAATTGGCTTGGAATATCAGAAAGCAACGCCCAACATGTATCGTGTAAATTCTTATATTTATACATTATTGGCCGATTTTTTTGACTACCTTATCTATGACATACGCCAGACGTCATCCGTGATGAACCCGTTGGAGGATATCGAACTGCTGATGCAGGTAATAAATTATATTCAGGAGAGATTTAAAGAGGAAGATGTTTTGGATACTCTGTACAGGTCCTTTGGCATGGGTGAAAAAACGCTGTATCGTTTTTTGAAAAAATATATTGGTCTGTCCCCCAAAGCACTTCTGATGGAAAATCGCATTCAGGCAGCAAAAGAAATGCTGCACTTTTCCAATAAAACGATTCCCTACATCGCTGGAGAATGTGGTTTTAAAGCCGAGAACACCTTCTACAGGGTTTTCAAAAAGGAAGTCGGCGTTACGCCTAATGAATATCGGCAGAAGGACGTTTCAGAAAAATCAGATTCAGAAATCAAGGGATATCTGCAGTTTAAAATGGGTGAAGCAGTTTGTTTATTAAAAAAAATTGTGAAGGAGAAGAATGATTATGAAGTGTGA